Proteins encoded together in one Lathyrus oleraceus cultivar Zhongwan6 chromosome 5, CAAS_Psat_ZW6_1.0, whole genome shotgun sequence window:
- the LOC127087806 gene encoding probable protein phosphatase 2C 59: MGYLNSVLSSSSQVHAMDDAPVSGGGLSHNGKFSYGYASSPGKRSSMEDFYETRIDGVDGEIVGLFGVFDGHGGIRAAEYVKKNLFSNLISHPKFISDTKSAISDAYNHTDSEYLKSENNHHKDAGSTASTAILVGDRLLVANVGDSRAVICRGGNAFAVSRDHKPDQTDERQRIEDAGGFVMWAGTWRVGGVLAVSRAFGDRLLKQYVVADPEIQEEKVDSSLEFLILASDGLWDVVTNEEAVAMIKPLEDAEEAAKRLMQEAYQRGSADNITCVVVRFLMNQGSSSHTSSV; this comes from the exons ATGGGATATCTCAATTCAGTTTTGTCCTCTTCAAGTCAGGTTCATGCTATGGATGATGCACCTGTTAGCGGTGGTGGTCTCAG TCACAATGGAAAATTCAGCTATGGGTATGCTAGCTCGCCCGGCAAGAGATCTTCAATGGAAGATTTTTATGAGACAAGAATTGATGGTGTAGATGGTGAAATCGTTGGCCTTTTTGGAGTTTTTGATG GTCATGGCGGTATTCGTGCGGCTGAGTATGTTAAGAAAAACCTGTTTAGTAATTTGATCAGTCACCCAAAATTTATTTCTGACACCAAATCAGCCATAT CTGATGCATATAATCATACCGATTCGGAATATCTGAAATCAGAAAACAATCATCACAAAGATGCAGGATCTACTGCGTCTACTGCCATTCTAGTTGGTGATCGTTTGCTTGTTGCAAATGTTGGAGATTCCAGGGCTGTTATATGCAGGGGTGGTAATG CATTTGCTGTTTCTCGAGATCATAAGCCAGACCAAACTGATGAGAGGCAAAGAATTGAAGATGCAGGAGGCTTTGTTATGTGGGCTG GAACTTGGAGAGTTGGAGGTGTTCTTGCTGTTTCTCGTGCATTTGGCGATAGACTCTTGAAGCAGTATGTTGTTGCTGATCCTGAAATCCAG GAAGAAAAAGTTGACAGTTCTCTTGAGTTTCTTATTCTGGCTAGTGATGGGCTATGGGACGTCGTCACAAACGAG GAAGCCGTTGCTATGATTAAACCACTTGAGGATGCAGAGGAGGCGGCAAAGAGGCTGATGCAAGAGGCATATCAGAGAGGTAGCGCTGACAATATCACTTGTGTTGTCGTTCGTTTCTTGATGAACCAAGGCTCTTCTTCTCATACTAGCTCCGTGTAA
- the LOC127087808 gene encoding zinc finger protein CONSTANS-LIKE 4 codes for MASKLCDSCQSATATLYCRPDSAFLCTACDSKVHAANKLASRHPRVTLCEVCEQAPAHVTCKADAAALCISCDRDIHSANPLAARHERLPITPLFESITSHSEKTLHNNNNYDAVKDEAEAASWLLTDPKADLNSSPYMFSDSEAIPFMDLDYGVIEHKNVDGVVPDHGNFDLFAYAFKNNNVQPHTEIETPSPSPSQSQISHSVVSSSMEVGVVPDGEAVSEISNGGCGKVVVAADREAKVMRYREKRKNRRFEKTIRYASRKAYAETRPRIKGRFAKRTDAVDSLGGYGVVPTC; via the exons ATGGCTTCCAAACTCTGTGACTCATGCCAATCCGCCACCGCGACTCTCTACTGCCGCCCCGACTCCGCCTTCCTCTGCACCGCCTGCGATTCCAAAGTACATGCCGCTAACAAACTCGCCTCCCGTCACCCTCGCGTCACTCTATGCGAAGTCTGCGAGCAAGCACCTGCACACGTCACCTGTAAAGCCGATGCCGCCGCTCTCTGTATCTCATGCGACCGTGACATCCACTCCGCTAACCCCCTCGCCGCTCGCCATGAGCGTCTTCCTATTACTCCTCTCTTCGAATCCATTACTTCTCACTCCGAGAAAACGCTTCACAATAACAACAACTACGATGCTGTTAAAGATGAAGCCGAAGCTGCTTCATGGTTGCTCACCGATCCCAAGGCAGATCTCAATTCATCTCCTTACATGTTCTCCGATTCCGAAGCTATTCCGTTCATGGATCTTGATTACGGTGTTATCGAACATAAAAACGTTGATGGTGTAGTTCCCGATCACGGTAACTTCGATCTTTTCGCTTATGCGTTCAAAAACAACAACGTGCAGCCACATACGGAGATAGAGACACCGTCACCGTCACCGTCACAGTCGCAGATTAGTCACAGT GTGGTGTCATCGTCGATGGAGGTCGGAGTTGTTCCCGATGGAGAAGCTGTATCGGAGATATCGAACGGTGGATGCGGCAAGGTGGTGGTGGCGGCGGATCGTGAAGCTAAGGTAATGAGGTATAGGGAGAAGAGGAAGAATCGAAGGTTCGAGAAGACGATTCGTTACGCTTCTCGTAAAGCTTATGCCGAAACTAGGCCAAGGATCAAAGGACGGTTTGCGAAACGTACAGATGCCGTTGATTCTCTCGGTGGATACGGCGTCGTTCCCACTTgttga